A stretch of the Agromyces larvae genome encodes the following:
- a CDS encoding PaaI family thioesterase: MRITPRRLAIGMSLWIPNLFSGIRVTRFADDWTSATVELHVNVFTRNYVKTAFGGSMSAMTDPYYFMLVMHQLGRDYIVWDTRGEIEFVKPGRGVLTAHFEVPREKADELRERARGGAKVLEWFETEITDASGDVVARVRREVYVREKRR; this comes from the coding sequence GTGCGCATCACACCTCGGCGGCTCGCGATCGGCATGAGCCTGTGGATCCCCAACCTGTTCAGCGGCATCCGGGTGACGCGGTTCGCCGACGACTGGACGAGCGCGACGGTCGAGTTGCACGTGAACGTCTTCACCCGCAACTACGTGAAGACCGCGTTCGGCGGGTCGATGTCGGCGATGACCGACCCGTACTACTTCATGCTCGTCATGCACCAGCTCGGCCGCGACTACATCGTGTGGGACACCCGCGGCGAGATCGAGTTCGTCAAGCCGGGGCGCGGGGTGCTGACGGCGCACTTCGAGGTTCCGCGGGAGAAGGCCGACGAACTCCGCGAACGCGCCCGCGGCGGCGCCAAGGTGCTCGAGTGGTTCGAGACCGAGATCACGGATGCCTCGGGCGACGTCGTCGCACGCGTGCGCCGCGAGGTGTACGTGCGCGAGAAGCGACGGTAG
- a CDS encoding DUF596 domain-containing protein produces the protein MTNNSGRFQHPTAFQLQYIAEYSEMDDLNGLWRWFASREPNPAVPQATDDFATLPFAVRREAFFWTLEQLIDHRYIRLEYWEWWPHGSGPVDGGPSAQVDVLRREFPTDDIGLDDGIWFFTPPCPVGSNWYWPDKAEPLRFIAEPLPED, from the coding sequence ATGACCAATAACTCGGGTAGGTTTCAGCATCCGACTGCTTTCCAGCTGCAATACATCGCTGAGTACTCCGAGATGGATGACTTGAACGGTCTCTGGCGATGGTTTGCGTCGCGGGAGCCGAATCCGGCCGTCCCTCAGGCCACGGACGACTTCGCCACGCTGCCGTTCGCCGTCCGCCGGGAGGCGTTCTTCTGGACGCTCGAGCAGCTCATCGATCATCGATACATCCGTCTCGAGTACTGGGAGTGGTGGCCGCATGGCTCGGGCCCGGTCGATGGAGGACCGAGCGCGCAGGTCGACGTGCTGCGTCGCGAGTTTCCAACTGACGACATCGGCCTCGACGACGGGATCTGGTTCTTCACACCGCCGTGCCCGGTCGGGTCGAACTGGTACTGGCCCGACAAGGCGGAGCCGCTCCGGTTCATCGCCGAACCGCTCCCCGAAGACTGA
- a CDS encoding DUF6188 family protein — protein MRLDLEESSITRVSFDFAVTLLLSNGAEMRIETEGVFTPPIGDEVGFDPEDARPVAGVLLGLLREDVSLAEAGDHGALRIRTKTGMEVNVVSSPDYEAWGIVWPDGRRVICMPGGELAIWDLPEQHERSDSR, from the coding sequence ATGAGACTGGATCTCGAAGAGAGCTCGATCACGCGAGTTTCGTTCGATTTCGCCGTGACGCTCCTCCTCTCCAACGGTGCCGAGATGCGAATCGAAACAGAGGGTGTATTCACCCCACCGATCGGCGACGAAGTCGGATTCGACCCGGAGGACGCCCGGCCGGTGGCTGGGGTTCTGCTTGGACTCCTCAGGGAGGATGTGTCGCTCGCCGAGGCAGGGGACCATGGAGCCCTCCGCATCCGAACCAAGACGGGCATGGAGGTCAACGTCGTCTCAAGCCCCGACTATGAGGCTTGGGGGATCGTTTGGCCTGATGGGCGTCGAGTGATCTGTATGCCCGGAGGCGAACTCGCCATCTGGGACCTCCCCGAGCAGCATGAGCGCTCGGACTCCCGCTGA
- a CDS encoding GNAT family N-acetyltransferase has translation MTGASAIEPAGPLPAGITLRRPTEYDHAAVVRVIPDWWGLPAASHLPMMLPRLFFQHFSDTSFIATDAAGLAGFLIGFRSTAQPGVAYIHFVGVRPDLREAGLARTLYETFFAEARADGCHRVDAITGPGNRRSQAFHAAMGFTATGDMEVDGVLAWRDYDGPGEHRVTFTRAI, from the coding sequence ATGACCGGGGCATCCGCGATCGAACCGGCCGGGCCGCTGCCCGCCGGGATCACCCTGCGCCGCCCGACCGAGTACGACCACGCCGCGGTCGTGCGCGTCATCCCCGACTGGTGGGGGCTGCCCGCCGCGAGCCACCTGCCGATGATGCTGCCGCGGCTGTTCTTCCAGCATTTCTCTGACACGAGCTTCATCGCGACGGATGCCGCGGGGCTGGCGGGGTTCTTGATCGGATTCCGCTCGACCGCGCAGCCGGGGGTCGCGTACATCCACTTCGTCGGCGTGCGACCCGACCTGCGCGAGGCGGGGCTGGCGCGCACCCTGTACGAGACGTTCTTCGCCGAGGCCCGAGCCGACGGATGCCACCGCGTCGACGCGATCACTGGACCGGGAAACCGGCGGTCGCAGGCGTTCCACGCCGCGATGGGATTCACCGCGACCGGCGACATGGAGGTCGACGGCGTGCTGGCCTGGCGCGACTACGACGGACCGGGCGAGCACCGCGTCACCTTCACCCGCGCCATCTGA
- the panD gene encoding aspartate 1-decarboxylase, which translates to MPAFRRTMLKSKIHRATVTHADLHYVGSITVDQDLLDAADLLPGELVSVVNIANGARFDTYTIAGERGSGVIGVNGAAARLVAVGDLVILISWASVESVDAAEFAPAIVHVDAANRIVELGADPAEAIVGDVATPPHAVRS; encoded by the coding sequence ATGCCCGCGTTCCGCCGCACCATGCTGAAGTCGAAGATCCACCGGGCGACTGTGACGCACGCCGATCTGCACTACGTCGGGTCGATCACCGTCGACCAGGATCTGCTCGACGCCGCCGACCTCCTGCCCGGCGAGTTGGTGTCGGTCGTGAACATCGCGAACGGCGCGCGGTTCGACACGTACACGATCGCGGGCGAGCGCGGCTCGGGCGTCATCGGCGTGAACGGGGCGGCGGCGCGGCTGGTCGCGGTGGGCGATCTGGTCATCCTGATCTCGTGGGCGTCGGTCGAGTCGGTGGATGCCGCGGAGTTCGCCCCCGCGATCGTGCACGTCGACGCGGCGAACCGCATCGTCGAACTCGGCGCCGACCCCGCCGAGGCGATCGTCGGCGACGTCGCGACCCCGCCGCACGCCGTGCGCTCCTGA
- a CDS encoding 8-oxo-dGTP diphosphatase, which translates to MALPQVCVVYLLRETGGSTEVLLGVKRVGLGVGKHVGPGGKIEPGETARQAAVREVREEVGLIIDEHDLEHAGTLDYLFPTKPEWSQQSLVFRCRRFAGEVRESRELIPRWIALDDVPFGLMWDDAQHWLPDVLRGGGVAATFVFGEDLDTVVEHRG; encoded by the coding sequence ATGGCCTTGCCCCAGGTGTGCGTGGTGTATCTGCTCCGCGAGACCGGCGGCTCGACCGAGGTGCTGCTCGGCGTGAAGCGGGTCGGCCTCGGCGTCGGCAAGCACGTCGGCCCAGGCGGCAAGATCGAGCCCGGCGAGACGGCTCGCCAGGCCGCGGTGCGCGAGGTCCGCGAAGAGGTCGGCCTGATCATCGACGAGCACGACCTCGAGCACGCGGGCACGCTCGACTACCTCTTCCCGACGAAGCCGGAGTGGAGTCAGCAGTCGCTGGTGTTCCGCTGCCGCCGATTCGCGGGCGAGGTGCGCGAGTCGCGTGAGCTCATTCCGCGCTGGATCGCCCTCGACGACGTGCCCTTCGGGCTGATGTGGGATGACGCGCAGCATTGGCTGCCCGACGTGCTGCGCGGCGGCGGCGTCGCTGCGACCTTCGTGTTCGGCGAGGATCTCGACACGGTCGTCGAACACCGCGGATGA